The following are encoded together in the Pseudoalteromonas shioyasakiensis genome:
- a CDS encoding PH domain-containing protein — MSDQQWQRVSPWALLYFIVHFALRFIKDGLLNLLPILVLFVTQVEQKLFWGQIAVAAASLVLVLYAFAYYRNFKYRITDGNEILLNKGVFKKERLTLKFARVQNVNIAEPFYFQPVNLVNCIFDAAGSSAQEAVIPGVKLSYAEQVREQVMEFKAQLQQQELPVEQSEATDKPKTLTISNAEIAKFGLMSNMAILALAALAPFMNVIFEYLEKTIINRLETILNEQAAFVGSAAAIAVLIMVVVIVLCAILLSVVMALVRFFNFQLYFQDDKFKRVAGLFERQQLSISVSKIQSVQIKQNIIARLLNRYTLICPQVSSGGMAAGVAAHKNKQTLVMPVITKEQVQAVCGWLFPWFVDLTELNFIKPERALLYKNTFLYVILPTVFSALIFNALFDAATMLWSIVVGLVLMIGVFLNYQKTGLAMYQHDGRFFAVFKTGMLGVQYRVFEIYKAQSVTTISTYLMRRSQLKSLYIQLASGSVSMPYLKADLAEQFADFALYEIEGVERNWF; from the coding sequence ATGAGTGATCAACAATGGCAACGCGTGTCGCCATGGGCGCTACTGTATTTTATTGTTCACTTTGCACTGCGTTTCATAAAAGATGGGCTGCTTAATTTACTGCCTATTTTGGTGTTATTTGTTACGCAAGTTGAGCAAAAGCTGTTTTGGGGGCAAATAGCCGTTGCCGCAGCCTCTTTAGTTTTAGTGCTGTATGCCTTTGCTTATTATCGTAATTTTAAATATCGCATAACGGATGGTAACGAAATACTGCTCAATAAAGGGGTATTCAAAAAAGAGCGGCTAACCCTAAAATTTGCTCGAGTACAGAACGTAAACATTGCCGAGCCTTTTTATTTTCAGCCAGTTAATTTAGTTAATTGTATTTTCGATGCCGCCGGTAGTAGTGCTCAAGAAGCTGTTATCCCGGGAGTTAAGCTTAGCTATGCCGAGCAAGTTCGTGAACAAGTTATGGAATTTAAGGCTCAGTTACAACAGCAAGAGCTACCTGTTGAGCAGAGCGAAGCAACAGATAAACCGAAAACCTTAACGATCAGCAATGCTGAAATTGCTAAGTTTGGTTTGATGTCGAACATGGCAATTTTAGCATTGGCTGCGCTTGCCCCATTTATGAATGTGATTTTTGAGTACCTCGAAAAAACTATCATAAACCGTCTAGAGACCATACTGAATGAGCAAGCTGCTTTTGTTGGCAGTGCTGCCGCAATCGCTGTGTTAATTATGGTTGTTGTCATTGTTTTATGTGCCATTTTACTTTCTGTTGTCATGGCTTTAGTGCGCTTTTTTAACTTTCAGCTGTATTTTCAGGACGATAAGTTTAAGCGTGTGGCAGGTTTATTTGAGCGCCAGCAACTCTCGATCAGCGTGTCGAAAATTCAAAGTGTGCAAATCAAACAAAATATTATTGCTAGGCTCCTTAATCGCTATACCTTAATTTGCCCACAAGTGAGTAGTGGTGGTATGGCAGCTGGGGTTGCGGCACATAAAAATAAACAAACGTTAGTGATGCCAGTAATCACTAAAGAGCAAGTGCAAGCCGTGTGTGGCTGGTTATTTCCATGGTTTGTTGATTTAACAGAGCTTAACTTTATTAAGCCTGAGCGAGCTTTACTTTATAAAAATACGTTTTTATATGTGATCCTGCCAACTGTATTCTCTGCTTTAATTTTCAACGCCTTATTTGATGCTGCTACGATGCTGTGGAGCATTGTCGTGGGCTTAGTTTTGATGATCGGTGTGTTTTTGAATTATCAAAAAACGGGTTTGGCTATGTATCAACATGACGGCCGTTTTTTTGCCGTATTTAAAACCGGCATGCTGGGTGTGCAGTATCGTGTTTTTGAAATCTATAAAGCGCAAAGCGTCACCACAATAAGCACTTATTTAATGCGCCGATCACAGCTTAAAAGCTTGTATATACAACTGGCTTCTGGTTCTGTATCAATGCCTTACTTAAAAGCAGATCTAGCTGAACAGTTTGCTGATTTCGCCCTATATGAAATAGAAGGCGTTGAGCGGAACTGGTTTTAA
- a CDS encoding biliverdin-producing heme oxygenase, with product MPILELLSRAEKLKQAISIITDDIDHHLLALAPSADLDNYKKFLTLQYAYQLELKGLYEHAGLHQYIDNLHDRTRLSFIEQDLDDLKHPLPNHQQQPCRFQNADFAYVLGWLYVIEGSQFSAATLGKQVEAELKLNNQRGARYLAKASEYSKGCQLSHLIDNLELCEQQQATLIEGAEQALQRFKFYQAQLY from the coding sequence ATGCCAATACTCGAGCTACTTTCTCGAGCTGAAAAGCTAAAACAAGCGATAAGCATCATAACCGATGATATTGATCATCATTTATTAGCGCTAGCGCCTAGTGCTGATTTAGATAACTATAAAAAGTTTTTAACCTTACAGTATGCCTACCAGTTAGAATTAAAAGGCCTCTACGAGCATGCTGGTTTACATCAATACATAGATAACTTACATGATCGTACGCGATTATCTTTTATCGAGCAGGACTTAGACGATTTAAAGCACCCATTACCAAATCATCAACAGCAACCCTGCCGCTTTCAAAATGCCGACTTTGCCTATGTACTTGGTTGGCTGTATGTAATTGAAGGGTCACAATTTTCTGCAGCTACATTAGGCAAACAGGTGGAAGCTGAGCTAAAGTTAAATAATCAACGTGGTGCACGCTACCTAGCGAAAGCCAGTGAATACTCTAAAGGCTGTCAACTTAGTCATCTTATTGATAACCTTGAGCTCTGTGAGCAGCAACAAGCCACCTTGATAGAGGGTGCCGAGCAAGCACTGCAACGATTTAAGTTTTATCAGGCCCAACTTTATTGA
- a CDS encoding porin has product MLKLSKLALAIALGTTSSLSQASEIDDLQKQLQLLKQQMQQLQSKLDAAEEKSQQQAEKQAQIDAQVAKQQKQLEQQTAAVEAPKKESGIKVGGAVRTNFSHTSYNDGNKNRGGDFDFDIFRLNFAGDVGDVQLNAEIRFFDYMTAVKYAYAAYDFAEDWQVQAGITKVPFGNWPYNSHNYFFGTTYYIGLEDDHDLGVLFKRKIADNWQIDLGFFKNDELGGVDGYVSDRSDRYSYDVVGFRSADEGVYAEPTNAIGEYNTFSGRYGYHFEHDGGTTELGVSALSGGLHDGEDKAGDYYAWAVHLNSTIGPWNFQLQHGEYNYDIDNVDRMAVGAYAFYDSIAAEATMTNANIAYSLPVKWGPVTNLQFYNDYGIIYDKSDNSEDTWMNVTGVSVAAGGLFTYFDFVQAKNQPFVGGSIAGDSDETETRFNINIGYYF; this is encoded by the coding sequence ATGCTTAAACTATCAAAGTTAGCCCTCGCAATAGCCTTGGGCACAACTTCAAGTCTTAGTCAGGCATCTGAAATTGATGACCTTCAAAAGCAGCTGCAATTGCTCAAACAGCAAATGCAACAACTGCAAAGTAAACTTGATGCTGCCGAAGAAAAATCGCAGCAACAAGCCGAAAAACAAGCACAGATTGATGCACAAGTAGCAAAGCAACAAAAGCAGCTTGAGCAGCAAACAGCGGCTGTTGAAGCTCCTAAAAAAGAATCTGGCATTAAAGTCGGGGGTGCAGTACGTACCAACTTTAGCCATACATCTTACAACGATGGTAATAAAAACCGCGGTGGCGACTTCGATTTTGACATCTTCAGGCTAAATTTTGCAGGCGATGTCGGTGATGTACAGCTTAACGCTGAGATCCGTTTTTTCGATTACATGACCGCTGTTAAGTATGCCTACGCAGCTTATGACTTTGCCGAAGACTGGCAAGTCCAGGCTGGTATTACCAAAGTTCCTTTTGGTAACTGGCCTTATAATTCACACAATTACTTCTTTGGCACCACTTACTATATTGGTCTTGAAGATGATCACGATCTGGGTGTGCTATTCAAGCGCAAAATTGCTGACAACTGGCAAATTGATCTGGGCTTTTTCAAAAATGATGAGCTAGGTGGCGTTGATGGTTACGTAAGCGACAGAAGCGACCGCTACTCATATGATGTAGTTGGTTTCCGCTCAGCTGATGAAGGTGTATATGCCGAACCAACCAATGCGATTGGTGAGTACAACACCTTCTCTGGTCGTTATGGTTATCACTTTGAGCATGACGGCGGCACCACCGAGCTAGGTGTTTCTGCGTTATCGGGTGGCTTGCATGACGGTGAAGATAAAGCCGGCGATTACTACGCCTGGGCTGTGCACTTAAACAGTACTATTGGCCCATGGAATTTCCAGCTCCAGCATGGTGAGTATAACTACGATATCGACAACGTCGACCGTATGGCCGTGGGTGCTTATGCGTTTTACGATAGTATTGCCGCAGAAGCGACCATGACTAATGCTAATATCGCTTACAGCCTGCCTGTAAAGTGGGGTCCGGTAACAAACCTGCAGTTTTATAATGACTACGGCATCATTTATGACAAGTCAGATAACAGCGAAGATACATGGATGAATGTAACTGGTGTATCTGTTGCCGCAGGTGGCTTATTCACTTACTTTGATTTTGTACAAGCGAAAAACCAACCATTTGTTGGTGGTTCAATTGCCGGCGACAGCGACGAGACTGAAACCCGCTTCAATATCAATATAGGTTATTACTTCTAA
- a CDS encoding D-hexose-6-phosphate mutarotase, producing MKLSPSVTIEQSETGLEFIKVASEFCSATIFLQGAQITEFTPTDKKPLLWVSELEDYQEGKGVRGGIPICWPWFGVSQHKGWPAHGVARTSLWRAEEVKEQDDSIYISLSLPMTQVDEKYWPYKTKLLAEFILTSGLELRLTTTNLDNQTVQFTQALHTYFPTPAIEETKVDGLQGAKYIEFAEGPFEQNELVSFARETDMVYTEAKDTQRIITPDGIIEVGRENSTSCVLWNPWIDKSKRLSNFADDEYHVMLCLEAANVLDDSVELAPGASHTLATKLRWV from the coding sequence ATGAAGTTATCGCCATCAGTTACGATTGAGCAAAGTGAAACCGGGCTTGAATTTATTAAAGTTGCTAGTGAGTTTTGTAGCGCAACTATTTTTCTGCAAGGTGCGCAGATCACTGAGTTCACGCCAACCGATAAAAAGCCACTATTATGGGTCTCAGAATTAGAAGATTACCAAGAAGGCAAAGGTGTGCGAGGCGGTATTCCGATTTGTTGGCCATGGTTCGGAGTAAGCCAACATAAAGGCTGGCCAGCTCATGGTGTTGCTCGCACAAGTTTATGGCGCGCAGAAGAAGTGAAAGAACAAGACGATTCTATTTATATCAGCTTGTCATTACCGATGACGCAAGTTGATGAAAAGTATTGGCCTTATAAAACTAAGTTATTGGCCGAGTTTATTTTAACCTCTGGTTTAGAGCTACGTTTAACAACCACAAACTTAGATAACCAAACTGTACAGTTCACTCAAGCACTGCACACGTATTTCCCAACACCAGCAATTGAAGAAACAAAAGTAGATGGTCTGCAAGGCGCGAAATACATCGAATTTGCTGAAGGTCCATTTGAGCAAAATGAGTTAGTGTCGTTCGCGCGTGAAACAGACATGGTTTACACCGAAGCAAAAGACACTCAGCGTATCATTACACCTGATGGCATTATTGAAGTAGGCCGCGAAAATTCAACATCGTGTGTACTTTGGAACCCATGGATTGATAAATCAAAACGTCTTTCAAATTTTGCTGATGACGAATATCACGTTATGCTGTGTTTAGAAGCGGCTAATGTCCTTGATGATAGTGTTGAACTTGCACCAGGAGCAAGCCACACACTTGCAACAAAACTACGCTGGGTATAA
- a CDS encoding TolB family protein: MKKALLTVALLAASHASSQETWQTIHTEHFNVHFSTENQQWARSAATELEIVRDKVLKQQNRALDEVVDVLVFDPFNASNGFALPVTNKPLMALFTTPPQSDTVISNTDGWQQLLILHEYIHLVHLAQPTRSDVRQAIRNSWDIYDLVEGEMPRWAAEGYATLLESKMTGRGRLYDNLSEAILIEFAQQGALPQYSQLSSTEGGYLAGSMAYLMGSRFLAWLEENYSAQTLDAVWTRMQAVKARDFNEAFSGVFGDSPERLYRRFIAEYTYKAMAKEVSEQALTSKLWLELDLYASNPVLSLDNSKLAIVERNKDDETRLVIYSTDDNQQAADDFAKQQQTLLDDDPADIADKAPSVFKRKQKHVLHQINRQGIKNPQWLDENTLFFTATTTVAKGSIQGISDLYRYDIETGKVSALTHHAGLRRFSISDNGQTIYAEQIKHGFSELVRLDLNTGVATPLFEKSLETVYDYPLLSPNKTQLAYLKATLNANWRLYIQDVSSQQSIAVPMPEGYQYVSQPNWQADGKGLYFVAGKNAALDLYHYDLQSNSLRQLTQSQEAVAHPMAMNNGELLYLSITAEGPNIKHFAEQPQGSEVAELASSAAPPRGQVTSEVLPEAKIYLQSPTEPADYNVWQQKPTFSLASQYYSASSSLLTLGVKSNDFLKQLDLQAGYSADLHDKALEGVFAAAKYSAFNLKFKALLFDYDLESAKQYHSQTPVNISNTGAHFAMSYPMQFQQLSITPSLSYNYSDFSNGDDQWLKLGLEQKWQHDRQRYGFSQSVSAQWLSGDADSNNWQGYNFATVLSGYAFDIPVYVNFAQQYRDDSSLALGGYESNLINKDTQSGFVVAPELPFISQLGNRYKGYGGGISYKDSLPWLYYQQHQVDNRVYAQSYGLKWRGDFSFGMGPAGLNDVNLDFGVARVEGDDFENDLRAWLSFYYSL; the protein is encoded by the coding sequence ATGAAAAAAGCCCTGTTAACTGTGGCACTACTTGCTGCTAGCCACGCTTCAAGCCAAGAGACTTGGCAAACTATTCATACCGAGCACTTTAATGTGCATTTTAGTACTGAGAATCAGCAATGGGCCCGTTCAGCGGCAACAGAGCTTGAAATTGTTCGCGATAAGGTACTAAAACAGCAAAACCGTGCTCTTGATGAAGTGGTCGATGTTCTGGTTTTCGACCCGTTTAACGCCTCCAATGGCTTTGCTTTGCCGGTGACTAACAAGCCTTTAATGGCCTTGTTTACTACGCCTCCACAATCCGATACGGTAATTTCTAACACTGATGGCTGGCAGCAGTTATTGATTTTGCACGAATATATTCATTTGGTGCACCTTGCTCAGCCTACTCGAAGTGACGTGCGCCAAGCTATTCGTAATAGTTGGGATATTTACGACTTAGTCGAAGGCGAAATGCCGCGCTGGGCTGCTGAAGGGTATGCGACGCTGCTTGAATCGAAAATGACAGGGCGGGGTCGTTTATACGATAACCTTTCAGAGGCAATACTGATTGAATTTGCACAGCAAGGTGCATTGCCACAATATAGCCAATTAAGTAGTACCGAAGGGGGTTATTTAGCTGGCTCAATGGCGTATTTAATGGGCTCTCGCTTTCTTGCTTGGCTTGAAGAAAACTATTCAGCGCAAACTCTTGATGCAGTTTGGACCCGTATGCAAGCGGTTAAAGCGCGTGATTTTAATGAGGCCTTTAGCGGAGTATTTGGCGACTCACCTGAGCGCCTCTACCGCCGTTTTATTGCCGAATATACTTATAAAGCAATGGCTAAAGAGGTAAGTGAGCAAGCACTTACAAGTAAGCTTTGGTTAGAGCTTGATCTATACGCTTCGAACCCTGTTTTAAGTTTAGATAACAGTAAGCTTGCCATTGTTGAGCGCAACAAAGATGACGAAACCCGTTTAGTCATTTATAGCACTGATGATAATCAACAGGCTGCCGATGATTTTGCAAAGCAGCAACAAACGTTACTTGATGATGACCCTGCGGATATTGCTGATAAAGCCCCTAGTGTTTTTAAACGTAAGCAAAAGCACGTGCTTCACCAAATTAATAGGCAGGGTATAAAAAACCCGCAGTGGTTAGACGAAAATACACTGTTTTTCACCGCTACCACAACCGTTGCAAAAGGCTCGATTCAAGGTATTTCTGATTTATACCGCTATGATATTGAAACAGGTAAAGTGAGCGCTTTGACGCATCATGCAGGGCTGCGCCGCTTTAGTATCAGTGATAACGGGCAAACTATTTATGCTGAGCAAATTAAGCATGGTTTCTCTGAACTAGTGCGCCTTGACCTCAATACTGGTGTTGCTACGCCTTTATTTGAGAAAAGCCTAGAGACGGTTTATGACTATCCATTACTAAGCCCTAATAAAACTCAACTTGCTTATTTAAAAGCGACATTGAATGCTAATTGGAGGTTGTATATACAAGATGTGAGCTCTCAGCAATCAATAGCTGTGCCTATGCCTGAGGGCTATCAGTATGTGTCACAACCTAATTGGCAAGCAGATGGAAAAGGGCTTTATTTTGTCGCCGGTAAAAATGCCGCTCTCGATTTATATCATTATGATCTACAAAGCAATTCACTGCGCCAATTAACGCAAAGCCAAGAAGCTGTTGCGCACCCAATGGCAATGAATAACGGTGAGCTTTTGTATTTATCGATCACTGCTGAAGGGCCGAATATCAAGCATTTTGCTGAGCAACCACAAGGATCAGAGGTTGCTGAGTTGGCAAGCAGTGCAGCGCCACCGCGAGGGCAAGTAACGAGTGAAGTATTACCTGAGGCGAAAATATACCTGCAAAGCCCAACTGAACCAGCCGATTATAATGTTTGGCAGCAAAAACCAACCTTTTCGCTGGCATCTCAGTATTATTCGGCATCATCTTCACTGCTTACCCTTGGGGTCAAAAGTAATGACTTTTTAAAGCAGCTCGATTTACAAGCAGGCTACAGTGCTGATTTACATGACAAAGCATTAGAAGGGGTGTTCGCGGCCGCTAAGTACTCAGCGTTTAATTTAAAATTTAAAGCGCTGTTATTTGATTACGACCTTGAATCAGCAAAACAGTACCATTCACAAACGCCGGTGAACATAAGTAACACAGGAGCACATTTTGCCATGAGCTACCCGATGCAGTTTCAGCAGCTCAGTATTACACCGAGTTTGAGCTATAACTACAGTGATTTTAGTAACGGGGATGATCAATGGTTAAAGCTTGGGCTTGAACAAAAATGGCAACATGATAGACAACGATATGGTTTTTCTCAGTCTGTAAGTGCCCAGTGGTTATCCGGTGATGCCGACTCAAATAATTGGCAGGGCTATAACTTTGCCACCGTATTGAGCGGTTATGCTTTTGATATTCCTGTTTATGTTAATTTTGCACAGCAATATCGCGATGACAGTAGCCTTGCGCTTGGCGGTTATGAGTCAAACTTAATTAATAAAGACACGCAAAGCGGCTTTGTTGTTGCCCCTGAGCTACCGTTTATCAGTCAATTAGGTAACCGCTATAAAGGCTATGGCGGGGGTATTAGTTACAAAGATTCATTACCTTGGCTTTACTACCAACAGCATCAGGTCGATAACCGAGTTTATGCACAAAGTTACGGGCTAAAATGGCGAGGAGACTTTAGCTTTGGTATGGGGCCCGCTGGTTTGAACGATGTAAACCTCGATTTTGGCGTCGCCCGGGTAGAAGGCGACGACTTTGAAAATGATTTACGGGCTTGGCTAAGCTTCTATTACTCGTTATAG
- a CDS encoding DUF2271 domain-containing protein has translation MKQAHLLVALLIGCLFSPLSFAKDPNLTVEFTLPELDVSPYHRPYVALWLETPERKHVTTIALWVEKAEWFKDLRQWWRKAGRSNDSFDGVTGATKRPGTYTIEWQGKDLKGNPVKPGSYLLNVEVVREEGGRDYTRVEIDLTKDGKVTIKGEKEFATSFVTITSN, from the coding sequence ATGAAACAAGCCCACTTACTCGTTGCTCTACTAATTGGCTGTTTATTCAGCCCACTGAGCTTTGCAAAAGATCCCAACCTAACCGTTGAATTTACCTTACCTGAGCTAGATGTTTCTCCATATCATCGCCCTTACGTGGCGTTATGGCTAGAAACACCTGAACGTAAACACGTTACCACTATTGCACTTTGGGTCGAAAAAGCTGAATGGTTTAAAGACTTACGTCAGTGGTGGCGAAAAGCAGGTCGTAGCAACGACAGCTTTGATGGTGTGACGGGTGCAACAAAGCGCCCTGGTACTTACACCATTGAGTGGCAAGGTAAAGATTTAAAAGGTAACCCAGTTAAACCTGGCAGCTACCTACTTAATGTTGAAGTTGTACGCGAAGAAGGTGGCCGAGATTACACCCGCGTTGAAATCGACTTAACGAAAGACGGCAAAGTCACTATTAAAGGCGAAAAAGAGTTCGCAACTAGCTTTGTTACCATTACCAGTAATTAA
- a CDS encoding PepSY-associated TM helix domain-containing protein, which produces MFSFNKRSFYSVSRALHIYLSTALFFLLILFCVSGIILNHVSWLENDKHNGQNQLLVSAELFEKAQANLDTLPSLYPEIEQYMQQQFSLSNVKSIEWEKEDALVMLDYPLPAGFAYAEIDFQTGELNIDYQTGGFMSLIGDLHKGRHTGEAWSWVIDISAVLMILFAITGLFILFQNRKKRAAGLWLTLLGVATPLVIYLVWVPQLKGVS; this is translated from the coding sequence ATGTTCTCATTTAACAAACGCAGCTTTTATAGCGTTAGCCGCGCCTTACACATATACCTTTCAACGGCCTTATTCTTTTTACTTATTTTATTTTGTGTCAGCGGCATCATTCTTAACCATGTTAGTTGGCTCGAAAATGATAAACATAATGGTCAGAATCAATTACTTGTTTCTGCAGAGCTATTCGAAAAAGCACAAGCAAACCTCGACACATTGCCAAGCCTTTACCCTGAAATAGAGCAATACATGCAACAGCAGTTTTCACTCAGCAATGTAAAAAGTATTGAGTGGGAAAAAGAAGATGCCTTGGTGATGCTCGACTACCCGCTTCCGGCTGGCTTTGCCTATGCCGAAATCGATTTTCAAACCGGTGAACTTAATATTGATTATCAAACAGGTGGCTTTATGAGCCTGATTGGCGACTTACACAAGGGCCGCCATACAGGCGAAGCATGGAGCTGGGTCATTGATATCTCAGCTGTTTTGATGATTCTGTTTGCTATTACTGGATTATTTATCCTCTTTCAAAACCGTAAAAAACGTGCCGCAGGTCTATGGTTAACGCTTCTTGGTGTTGCCACGCCTTTGGTTATTTATCTAGTTTGGGTGCCTCAACTTAAAGGAGTATCTTAA
- a CDS encoding PH domain-containing protein: MFSNQQIETLPKHQAIQFQPLADNAIWHVQLNWLLFYVPLMAVIIAVRHFNPAVSEAIATPWLLVLPLLVILSMVYNLYSVRAKGVAVREHDIAFKRGLIWQQITLLPISRVQHTEIHRGPIERKLGLATLRLYSAGGMSADLHISGLTDEQCNDVRQFVQSYGDNAATQENELADE, from the coding sequence GTGTTTAGTAATCAACAAATAGAAACCCTTCCAAAGCATCAAGCCATTCAATTCCAACCACTTGCTGATAATGCGATATGGCATGTACAACTAAATTGGTTGTTGTTTTATGTGCCTCTGATGGCCGTGATCATTGCGGTACGGCACTTTAATCCTGCCGTTAGCGAAGCTATTGCTACACCTTGGCTTTTGGTTTTGCCATTGTTGGTAATATTGTCGATGGTTTACAACCTTTACAGCGTTCGCGCTAAAGGGGTGGCAGTAAGAGAGCATGATATTGCCTTTAAGCGAGGTTTAATTTGGCAACAAATCACTTTATTGCCTATTTCTCGCGTGCAACACACCGAAATTCATCGCGGCCCAATTGAGCGAAAGTTAGGACTCGCAACACTCAGGCTTTACAGTGCGGGTGGCATGAGTGCTGATTTACATATCAGTGGGTTAACTGACGAACAATGCAATGATGTTCGCCAGTTCGTGCAAAGTTATGGTGATAATGCAGCAACTCAAGAAAATGAGCTTGCCGATGAGTGA
- a CDS encoding DUF4198 domain-containing protein, with protein MKLKLLKTALIGAVTFTAIASGYAQAHARWLMPSHTSLSGEKTHYVMIDASISNELFSPDKAYRPKQKGAEYDDNLLIALAPNGKPVEETIRAYYLKRKNSAAVSLTQDGTYHIAMQQKPMLMTFYKDKDGNRGRVFAGKKEADLPAGATDVRTVKSIATVDTFVSRNGTSKPTLLGQGLEISGPTHPNDLFAGEEAKFQLLMDGKPAADVELAIVRGSARYHNERDEVKVTTDKKGFFTVTFAHADMYLIEASVDQKPADADIDNVRYSLFTTLEVAPE; from the coding sequence ATGAAATTAAAATTATTAAAGACGGCGCTGATCGGCGCAGTGACCTTCACAGCAATTGCATCTGGCTATGCACAAGCACACGCCCGTTGGTTAATGCCATCTCATACTTCTTTGTCTGGTGAGAAAACTCACTATGTGATGATCGATGCCAGTATTTCTAATGAGTTGTTTAGCCCAGATAAAGCATACCGCCCAAAACAAAAAGGCGCAGAGTATGACGACAACTTATTAATTGCCCTTGCTCCAAATGGCAAGCCGGTTGAAGAAACGATTCGTGCATACTATTTAAAACGCAAAAACTCAGCGGCAGTGAGCTTAACGCAAGACGGTACTTACCATATTGCTATGCAGCAAAAACCAATGCTAATGACTTTCTATAAAGATAAAGACGGCAATCGCGGCCGTGTTTTCGCAGGTAAAAAAGAAGCAGACCTACCAGCAGGCGCAACCGACGTGCGCACTGTAAAATCAATCGCAACTGTTGATACTTTTGTAAGCCGTAATGGTACTTCTAAGCCAACATTGCTTGGTCAGGGCTTAGAAATTTCTGGCCCAACTCACCCGAACGATCTATTTGCTGGTGAAGAAGCTAAGTTCCAATTATTAATGGATGGCAAACCAGCTGCTGACGTTGAACTTGCTATTGTTCGTGGTAGTGCTCGCTACCATAATGAGCGTGACGAAGTGAAAGTAACAACCGATAAAAAAGGTTTCTTTACTGTGACATTCGCTCACGCCGATATGTATTTGATTGAAGCATCTGTTGATCAAAAACCAGCAGATGCCGATATCGATAACGTTCGTTACTCATTATTCACAACGCTTGAAGTAGCGCCTGAATAA
- a CDS encoding DoxX family protein has product MKLFTLISAQPHLQNISTLLARIGLSAIFLLTGFSKIEFFDATAQYMASVGLPEFLLPFVIAFEIVGGLFILLGFLTQLTAVAFAGFSLVSALLFHFQLDDQMQFLMFYKNIAMAGGFLALASVGAGKISLDQLVLKRSQA; this is encoded by the coding sequence ATGAAACTTTTTACTTTAATCTCAGCTCAACCACACTTACAAAATATTAGCACTTTATTGGCACGAATTGGTTTATCGGCCATCTTTTTACTAACCGGCTTTAGCAAAATAGAATTCTTTGATGCAACAGCACAGTACATGGCATCAGTAGGTTTACCAGAGTTCTTACTGCCGTTTGTAATTGCCTTTGAAATTGTTGGCGGATTATTTATTTTACTGGGCTTTTTAACACAACTAACCGCTGTCGCTTTTGCTGGTTTCAGCCTAGTTAGTGCTTTGTTATTCCACTTTCAGCTTGATGATCAAATGCAATTTTTAATGTTCTACAAAAATATTGCGATGGCAGGCGGCTTTTTAGCATTAGCCAGTGTTGGTGCAGGCAAAATCAGCCTAGATCAACTAGTGTTAAAACGTAGTCAGGCATAA
- a CDS encoding MarR family winged helix-turn-helix transcriptional regulator has protein sequence MQKYDELLVSLRKVIRAIDLHSKQLNKTSGLTGPQLLIMNEVAQTDGITASRIAQNVNLSPATVTNILDRIENRNLITRVRSQLDKRRVSLHLTEAGKQLLDQAPQPLQEHFIEKFSALDEWEQSLLLSSMQRIAAMMDADQLDASPLLEVGAITKTLEPQ, from the coding sequence ATGCAAAAGTATGACGAGCTACTAGTGTCGCTGCGTAAAGTGATCAGAGCCATCGACCTTCATTCAAAACAGCTCAATAAAACCTCTGGCTTAACAGGCCCACAATTACTGATTATGAACGAGGTTGCACAAACCGATGGCATAACCGCTAGTCGCATTGCACAAAATGTAAATCTAAGCCCAGCGACGGTTACCAATATCTTAGACCGTATAGAAAACCGTAACCTTATCACTCGTGTACGTAGCCAATTAGATAAACGCCGAGTTAGTTTGCATCTAACTGAAGCGGGTAAACAGCTATTAGATCAAGCACCTCAGCCTCTGCAAGAACACTTCATCGAAAAGTTCTCAGCACTCGATGAGTGGGAGCAAAGCTTATTACTTTCATCAATGCAACGTATTGCCGCAATGATGGATGCAGATCAACTTGATGCATCACCCCTGCTTGAAGTTGGCGCAATCACCAAGACATTAGAACCACAGTAA